In a genomic window of Pseudomonas mohnii:
- the lapD gene encoding cyclic di-GMP receptor LapD: protein MKLRNQLFLAICLFLLVAFSGSFFVSLESSREQMLGQLRSHAQDAATALGLSLTAQIDDPAMMELMVSSIFDSGYFNSIRIIDVENQQVLVERNVAGRIEGVPGWFVSLVNLRIEGGDALIMRGWEQAARVEVLSNPQFALAKLWDSTLGSLIWLLVCGVLSAVFGGWLLRRQFRPLDALVKQAEAISKHEFLSLPKLPRTPELKRVVLAMNQMVEKLKALFAEEAERSEKLRSESYQDSLTGLANRRLLDEQLADYLLVDEQNSDGHLLMLQINDLVGLNQRLGGQRTDALISATGELLKRLTQLPERRAWLAARNRGGEFSLLMPGLNTEGAERLAAEISAPLENLRLTGASDCTPVAHLGIVAYHPGEPASDVLLRLDHALTQARQRSDRPWVLLGHHETVPNQPQHDWRAWLDDALTQGKLQLYFQPVVQCADPRQVLHHKVLARLIDPQGEAIAAGHFLPWIERLGWSARFDLAMLDATLEYLAANRWPLALSLSGSTLRDRAQLRLILDMLESLPDLAPLLTLEIDECQLPPADELQRLSHSVLNTGFRIGLQHFGGSFSQIGNLTQLGLAYLKIDGAYIRHIDEQRDKRLFIEAIFRATNSIDLPLIAEMVETQGELETIKELGVFGVMGRLIGAPEPM, encoded by the coding sequence ATGAAACTGCGCAACCAATTGTTTCTCGCTATCTGCCTGTTCCTGCTGGTGGCGTTCAGTGGCAGTTTCTTTGTCAGCCTGGAAAGCTCCCGCGAACAGATGCTCGGTCAACTGCGCTCCCATGCCCAGGACGCCGCCACTGCATTGGGCTTGTCGCTGACGGCACAGATCGATGATCCGGCCATGATGGAGCTGATGGTCAGTTCAATTTTCGACAGTGGCTACTTCAACAGCATTCGCATTATCGATGTCGAGAATCAGCAGGTACTGGTCGAGCGTAACGTTGCCGGGCGTATCGAGGGCGTACCGGGGTGGTTCGTCAGCCTGGTGAACCTGCGTATAGAGGGGGGCGACGCGCTGATCATGCGCGGCTGGGAGCAAGCGGCGCGCGTGGAAGTGTTGAGCAACCCGCAATTCGCCCTGGCCAAACTCTGGGACAGCACCCTTGGCAGCCTGATCTGGCTGCTGGTATGCGGAGTGCTCAGTGCCGTCTTCGGTGGCTGGTTGCTGCGTCGGCAATTTCGCCCGCTGGACGCCTTGGTCAAACAGGCCGAAGCCATCAGCAAGCATGAGTTCCTGAGCCTGCCGAAATTGCCACGCACACCGGAATTGAAACGGGTCGTGCTGGCAATGAACCAGATGGTCGAGAAACTCAAAGCGTTATTCGCCGAAGAAGCCGAACGCAGTGAAAAACTACGCAGCGAGTCCTATCAGGACAGCCTGACCGGGTTGGCCAACCGTCGCTTGCTGGATGAGCAGCTGGCCGATTACTTACTGGTCGATGAACAAAACAGCGACGGCCATTTGCTGATGCTGCAGATCAACGATCTGGTGGGACTCAATCAACGTCTTGGCGGGCAACGCACCGATGCATTGATCAGCGCGACGGGCGAATTGCTCAAGCGCTTGACTCAATTGCCCGAACGGCGGGCCTGGCTGGCGGCACGCAACCGTGGCGGCGAATTCAGTCTCCTGATGCCGGGACTGAACACCGAGGGCGCCGAGCGACTGGCCGCCGAGATCAGCGCCCCCTTGGAAAACCTGCGTCTGACCGGCGCCAGCGATTGCACGCCCGTCGCCCATTTGGGCATTGTCGCCTATCACCCCGGTGAGCCGGCCAGCGACGTGCTACTGCGCCTGGACCATGCACTGACTCAAGCCCGGCAACGCTCCGACCGCCCCTGGGTGCTGCTGGGGCATCACGAGACCGTACCGAATCAGCCTCAACATGACTGGCGTGCCTGGCTCGACGACGCCCTGACCCAAGGCAAATTGCAGCTGTATTTTCAGCCGGTGGTGCAATGCGCTGACCCCCGTCAGGTGCTGCACCACAAAGTCCTCGCGCGTCTGATCGATCCGCAGGGCGAAGCGATTGCCGCCGGACATTTCCTGCCGTGGATCGAGCGTCTGGGCTGGTCGGCACGCTTCGATCTGGCGATGCTCGACGCCACCCTCGAATACCTCGCCGCCAACCGCTGGCCACTGGCACTGAGCTTGTCCGGCAGTACCCTGCGCGACCGGGCGCAGCTGCGACTGATCCTCGACATGCTCGAATCGCTGCCGGATCTGGCACCGCTGCTGACCCTGGAAATCGACGAATGCCAACTGCCGCCCGCGGACGAGTTGCAACGGCTGAGTCACAGTGTGCTCAACACCGGTTTTCGCATCGGCTTGCAGCATTTTGGTGGCAGCTTCAGTCAGATCGGCAACCTGACGCAACTGGGTCTGGCTTACTTGAAAATCGATGGAGCCTACATCAGGCACATCGATGAGCAACGAGATAAGCGGCTGTTCATCGAGGCGATCTTCAGGGCCACCAACAGCATTGACCTGCCGTTGATTGCAGAAATGGTCGAGACTCAGGGTGAGCTGGAAACGATCAAGGAACTGGGGGTGTTTGGGGTAATGGGAAGATTGATCGGCGCGCCTGAACCGATGTGA
- a CDS encoding YecA family protein: MSFAEQLTRLQVFLDADELHDEALDYVAAHGYLTALSICSEEVPDREWIDALFAEEPHYADDTEREAIESTLLALKAHIARQLASDEEFELPCDLDLGDDPDDSDLRGWCIGFMEGVFLREEAWFETAEDEVSEMLLPIMVGSGLFDEQPEFSDIAADANLMDDMIVQIPEALTALYLLCNAPDEKPAILKPRHH, translated from the coding sequence ATGTCCTTCGCTGAGCAACTAACCCGCCTGCAAGTCTTCCTCGACGCCGATGAACTGCATGACGAGGCGCTGGACTACGTGGCCGCCCACGGCTACCTCACCGCGCTGTCGATCTGTTCCGAAGAGGTCCCGGATCGTGAGTGGATCGACGCGCTCTTCGCCGAAGAGCCGCATTACGCCGACGACACCGAGCGCGAAGCGATCGAATCCACGTTGCTGGCCCTCAAGGCGCACATCGCCCGTCAACTGGCCTCTGATGAAGAGTTCGAGTTGCCCTGCGACCTGGACCTGGGCGATGACCCGGACGATTCCGATCTGCGTGGCTGGTGCATCGGCTTCATGGAAGGCGTGTTCCTGCGCGAAGAAGCCTGGTTCGAAACCGCCGAAGATGAAGTCAGCGAAATGTTGCTGCCGATCATGGTCGGTTCGGGCCTGTTCGACGAGCAACCGGAGTTCTCCGACATCGCCGCCGACGCCAACCTGATGGACGACATGATCGTACAGATCCCGGAAGCCCTGACCGCGCTGTACCTGCTGTGCAACGCGCCAGACGAAAAACCGGCGATCCTCAAGCCACGCCACCACTAA
- the lapG gene encoding cysteine protease LapG → MSRSQRSPGWPTFRLRIGGRLLLAAFLLIGLTSASAYWDFAQILESVGQRYGPLGLEERRIVAWSQMLQGERNAPEREQLNAVNRFFNQQLNFQDDSRVWHQADYWATPAESLIKGAADCEDYALAKYFSLRQLGIPSEKLRITYVKALTQNQAHMVLTFYSSPAADPLVLDNLVSDIRPASQRKDLLPVYAFNAEGLYLPGAKGGNRSSDSKKLSRWQDVLKKMQAEGFSVGNG, encoded by the coding sequence ATGTCCCGCAGCCAGCGAAGTCCAGGATGGCCAACGTTCCGACTTCGGATCGGCGGGCGACTGCTATTGGCCGCTTTTCTGCTGATCGGCCTGACCAGCGCCTCGGCCTATTGGGACTTTGCACAGATTCTTGAAAGCGTCGGACAGCGTTACGGCCCCCTCGGCCTTGAAGAGAGACGTATCGTGGCCTGGAGTCAAATGCTCCAGGGCGAACGCAACGCGCCTGAGCGCGAACAACTCAATGCGGTCAATCGTTTCTTCAATCAACAACTGAATTTTCAGGACGATAGCCGCGTCTGGCATCAGGCCGACTACTGGGCCACGCCCGCCGAATCCCTGATCAAGGGCGCCGCGGACTGTGAAGACTACGCACTGGCGAAATATTTCAGCCTGCGCCAACTCGGCATTCCCAGCGAAAAACTGCGCATCACTTACGTCAAGGCGCTGACCCAGAACCAGGCGCATATGGTGCTGACCTTCTACAGCAGCCCTGCCGCCGACCCGCTGGTGCTGGATAACCTGGTCAGCGACATCCGCCCCGCCTCCCAACGCAAAGACTTGTTGCCGGTGTATGCCTTCAATGCCGAAGGCCTCTACCTACCCGGTGCCAAGGGCGGCAATCGCAGCAGCGACTCGAAAAAACTGTCGCGCTGGCAAGACGTCCTGAAAAAGATGCAGGCCGAGGGGTTCTCCGTGGGCAACGGTTAA
- a CDS encoding YbaN family protein, whose product MDAPIGNRPLMLRYVLLTIGWLSVALGVIGIFLPVLPTTPFLLLAAACFARSSPRFYRWLVEHRHLGPWIRDYLDGNGIPLKGKVYAIGLMWASILFSCYLVPLPWARGFMLTSAVLVTIYILRQKTLHKS is encoded by the coding sequence ATGGACGCCCCCATAGGCAACCGCCCCCTGATGTTGCGTTACGTGTTGCTGACCATCGGCTGGCTCAGCGTAGCGCTGGGGGTAATCGGGATTTTCCTGCCGGTATTGCCCACCACGCCCTTCCTGCTGCTGGCGGCCGCCTGTTTCGCCCGCAGTTCGCCGCGCTTTTATCGATGGCTGGTGGAGCATCGGCACCTTGGGCCCTGGATTCGCGACTACCTCGACGGCAACGGCATTCCGCTCAAGGGCAAGGTCTACGCCATCGGCCTGATGTGGGCGAGCATCCTGTTCTCCTGCTATCTCGTGCCCCTGCCTTGGGCTCGCGGCTTCATGCTGACCAGCGCGGTGCTGGTGACGATCTATATCCTTCGCCAGAAAACCCTGCACAAATCCTGA